Proteins co-encoded in one Ignavibacteria bacterium genomic window:
- a CDS encoding T9SS type A sorting domain-containing protein: protein MKLLKTSIFLLLLVPLTYGQVIKPAVYPQGAVSNNTQLTGTDTIKILAVMAEFQPDNDNTTVGNGTFPSIYSQDYGKKIVDPLPHDRNYFLAHLEFVKNYYQKASNGKQTVVFEVLPNSVTLSKTMRNYSPPINSTDFKVMGDFVQETWTLADQANPGFNFKDYNLFFIFHAGVGRDVSLPGSLGNERDLPSIYFNLPALQKFYGNSFQGVPVSGGTFNIKNTGILPQTQNREVSSFNTKFLFQITINGLLVSTVGSYLGLPDLFDTNTGLSAIGRFGLMDGQSIFAYNGAFPPEPSPWEKIRLGWITPVEFSGTLKDVTIAAKNVATLSDTVVLKLRINESEYFLIENRQRDASRNGVTLTLRDGSVNITKTYVKDTTGFYSYSIDSLTGVLVDVDEFDWALPGSGILVWHIDEKVITEKIADNKVNTDKKRRGVAVVEADGVNDIGEKFRTIFGDEVVGEGTEYDFWFLENKADLYKNIFSNTSRPDSKSNDGANSLITMKNFSQNFGRMKMTISLGDSLIKPVIFGKRSNGWVPSQIILTDIGNFYRYGNLLVEQPNDLSPGRAIDFGFSSKQVAQTVYSSKNYFAGVTGKQVKIAVVDPVTIGLDTLSTSADITSDPVITSGPTEIPALAVGTSTGVIYRYSLAPFSLIEAIPATNSVPVTDLFSSGGTLMFIQSAPSTIYHVGVFKGKSLLVSGEFKNGVMVDQSGVIRLVVLESGNIVKIFKNDNGTPVLEKEFKLRSSKTVEEISVTDTKRDGNLYINYVAGNELNSVNLENVPADNFPVSIKAGEIFIGKPVSADFIGTGHPELLASTTAGNIYAYDGKTGNQIGGFPLTIGDSLNYTPTFSPTNNKIVLQATGKSGLIAAWELNLNGGTVFYSGKSGNNAGTNSIKIGNGFPVYGSYLPQESVYNYPNPVVSGQTYIRYYVSEDSDISVKIFDLAGDYVAELKGFGQGGMDGEISWNVGNIQSGVYLARVEAKSTVSGKSDYKIIKIAIIK from the coding sequence ATGAAACTACTTAAAACTTCAATATTTCTACTTCTATTGGTACCGCTGACCTACGGTCAGGTGATTAAACCGGCTGTTTACCCGCAAGGGGCAGTTTCGAATAACACTCAATTGACAGGTACAGACACCATTAAAATTCTTGCTGTTATGGCAGAATTTCAACCCGACAATGACAATACAACGGTCGGAAATGGTACTTTCCCTTCCATCTATTCTCAGGACTATGGAAAGAAAATAGTTGATCCTTTGCCACACGACAGGAATTACTTCCTTGCCCACCTTGAGTTTGTAAAAAACTATTATCAAAAAGCGTCGAACGGGAAACAGACAGTTGTTTTCGAAGTACTTCCAAACAGTGTCACTCTCTCCAAAACAATGAGAAATTATTCTCCTCCAATCAACTCCACTGACTTTAAGGTTATGGGTGATTTTGTTCAGGAAACCTGGACACTGGCAGATCAGGCGAATCCGGGATTCAATTTCAAGGATTACAATCTTTTCTTCATTTTTCACGCAGGTGTGGGACGCGATGTTAGCCTTCCCGGAAGTCTTGGTAACGAACGAGATTTACCCTCAATTTACTTCAATTTACCTGCGTTACAGAAATTTTACGGCAACAGTTTCCAGGGTGTGCCTGTAAGTGGCGGAACATTTAACATTAAGAATACCGGAATTCTTCCACAAACACAAAACAGGGAAGTTTCTTCATTCAACACTAAATTTTTATTTCAGATAACCATCAACGGACTTCTTGTCTCAACGGTTGGCAGTTATCTCGGACTTCCGGATCTTTTCGACACAAACACCGGTCTAAGTGCCATTGGAAGATTTGGTTTGATGGACGGTCAGTCAATCTTTGCGTATAACGGGGCTTTTCCTCCTGAACCCTCACCATGGGAGAAGATAAGACTGGGATGGATTACACCGGTAGAATTCTCCGGCACGCTTAAGGATGTAACGATTGCTGCAAAAAATGTTGCAACGCTCTCAGATACTGTTGTACTTAAGTTGCGGATAAATGAATCAGAATATTTTTTGATTGAAAACCGGCAACGGGATGCTTCAAGAAATGGGGTGACATTGACACTTCGTGACGGTTCGGTGAATATCACAAAAACATACGTAAAAGATACTACAGGATTTTACAGTTATTCGATAGATTCTCTTACAGGCGTTCTTGTTGATGTAGATGAATTCGACTGGGCACTTCCCGGCAGTGGCATTCTGGTCTGGCATATTGATGAAAAAGTAATCACTGAAAAAATTGCCGACAACAAGGTTAATACCGACAAAAAGAGACGGGGAGTTGCAGTAGTTGAGGCTGACGGTGTAAACGATATTGGGGAAAAATTCCGTACAATTTTCGGAGATGAAGTTGTGGGAGAGGGAACAGAATATGATTTCTGGTTCCTCGAGAATAAAGCTGATCTCTATAAGAATATTTTTTCGAACACTTCAAGGCCGGACAGCAAGAGTAATGACGGGGCCAATTCTCTCATTACGATGAAAAATTTCTCTCAGAATTTTGGCCGGATGAAAATGACAATCTCTTTGGGGGATTCACTAATAAAACCGGTGATCTTCGGGAAGAGAAGTAATGGATGGGTACCATCTCAAATAATTCTTACAGACATAGGAAATTTTTACCGTTATGGAAATTTGCTTGTTGAACAACCAAACGATCTAAGTCCGGGCAGAGCAATTGATTTTGGTTTTTCGTCGAAACAGGTAGCCCAGACGGTCTATTCATCGAAGAACTATTTTGCAGGTGTAACCGGGAAGCAGGTTAAGATTGCTGTTGTTGATCCGGTTACCATTGGTCTGGATACACTTTCAACGAGCGCAGACATAACGAGTGATCCTGTAATTACCTCAGGTCCGACAGAAATCCCGGCTTTAGCAGTCGGCACTTCAACAGGAGTAATCTACAGGTATTCATTAGCTCCTTTCAGCCTGATTGAGGCTATTCCGGCAACAAACTCAGTACCTGTAACTGATCTGTTTTCATCAGGCGGTACATTGATGTTCATTCAGAGTGCTCCTTCCACAATCTACCATGTCGGAGTATTCAAGGGTAAATCTCTCCTTGTGAGTGGAGAATTTAAAAATGGAGTGATGGTAGATCAGTCGGGGGTAATCAGATTGGTAGTTTTAGAATCGGGTAATATCGTCAAAATATTTAAGAACGATAATGGAACACCGGTATTGGAGAAAGAATTTAAACTCCGTTCCTCCAAAACCGTTGAAGAGATTTCGGTTACAGACACCAAACGGGACGGGAATCTATATATCAATTATGTCGCAGGTAACGAACTTAATTCCGTAAATCTTGAAAATGTTCCGGCTGATAATTTCCCTGTTTCAATTAAAGCCGGCGAGATTTTTATCGGTAAACCGGTATCTGCTGATTTTATTGGCACAGGTCATCCCGAGTTGCTGGCATCTACAACCGCGGGCAATATTTATGCGTATGACGGAAAAACAGGTAATCAGATTGGTGGTTTTCCTTTGACGATAGGAGATTCACTGAATTACACGCCGACATTCTCCCCGACAAATAATAAAATTGTTCTACAGGCAACCGGGAAATCGGGTTTGATTGCTGCATGGGAGTTGAATCTTAATGGAGGGACTGTATTTTATTCCGGAAAGTCCGGAAATAATGCCGGTACCAATTCGATAAAAATCGGCAACGGGTTTCCTGTTTACGGTTCCTATCTGCCACAGGAGAGCGTATACAACTACCCTAATCCTGTAGTTTCAGGTCAGACTTATATCAGATACTATGTCTCGGAAGATTCGGATATTTCGGTAAAAATTTTCGATCTGGCAGGAGATTATGTCGCCGAGTTGAAGGGATTTGGACAGGGTGGGATGGACGGAGAAATTAGTTGGAATGTCGGTAATATTCAATCCGGGGTTTATCTCGCGAGAGTTGAAGCAAAGTCGACCGTCTCGGGTAAATCGGATTATAAGATAATTAAAATTGCAATAATAAAGTAA
- a CDS encoding PorV/PorQ family protein, which produces MNKFKIAFLGFFIVFGFSKSVLAQGEAAVPFLLIAPDSRGGGIGESGAGLADNSSAVFWNPAGIAFLTGQEFSFTHSNWLPQFKLDLFYDYATYRNYIEDINGSVTASITYMNYGEFVRTGPDSPDPLGTFRSFDMAATVGYATKLSKDWGLGVNLRLIHSRLSDQPTGQEQGTGTATSVSFDLGFMWRPTSLVLPFVDYDLGNKFSIGLNLSNLGPKISYIDRAQADPIPTQFRLGLAYRILSDEYNSLTYTLDFTKLLVRRYADGTSDDFYKAVFTAWGDKPIGEELADIVTSMGLEYWYGTPGDFLFALRSGFFYEDPNYGNRKFITLGAGIRYDIYGFDFSYISTSVFKDGENHPLSDTLRFTILVGWGGLVDQVKGLPRGL; this is translated from the coding sequence ATGAACAAGTTCAAAATCGCATTCCTGGGTTTCTTTATAGTTTTCGGATTCAGTAAATCCGTTCTGGCTCAGGGAGAAGCAGCGGTACCATTTCTCTTAATCGCACCCGATTCAAGAGGTGGTGGTATTGGAGAGTCCGGAGCCGGTCTTGCGGACAACTCTTCGGCTGTATTCTGGAATCCTGCAGGAATTGCGTTCCTTACAGGTCAGGAATTCAGTTTTACCCACTCTAACTGGCTGCCACAGTTCAAACTCGATCTTTTCTATGATTATGCTACTTACAGAAATTATATAGAAGACATCAACGGAAGTGTAACTGCGAGTATTACATACATGAATTATGGTGAGTTCGTAAGAACAGGCCCTGATTCACCCGATCCTCTCGGTACTTTCAGATCATTCGATATGGCTGCAACGGTTGGTTATGCAACAAAATTATCGAAAGACTGGGGTTTGGGTGTTAATTTAAGATTAATACACAGCCGTCTTTCAGATCAGCCCACAGGTCAGGAACAGGGAACCGGTACGGCAACCTCTGTAAGTTTTGACCTTGGTTTCATGTGGAGACCAACTTCACTGGTTTTACCTTTTGTTGACTACGATTTGGGAAACAAATTCTCCATTGGTCTTAATCTAAGTAATTTGGGACCAAAAATCTCGTATATCGACAGAGCTCAGGCAGATCCAATTCCAACCCAGTTCAGACTCGGTCTTGCATACAGGATTCTGTCTGATGAATACAACAGTTTGACCTATACCCTTGATTTCACAAAACTTCTCGTCAGAAGGTATGCAGATGGAACAAGTGATGATTTCTACAAAGCTGTTTTCACTGCCTGGGGTGATAAACCAATTGGTGAAGAGCTTGCGGATATCGTAACTTCGATGGGTCTTGAATACTGGTATGGTACACCCGGTGATTTCCTTTTTGCACTCCGTTCCGGATTCTTTTATGAAGATCCAAATTACGGAAACAGAAAATTCATCACTCTTGGAGCCGGTATCAGATACGATATATATGGATTTGATTTCAGTTATATATCCACATCCGTCTTCAAGGATGGCGAAAATCATCCTCTGAGCGATACACTTCGTTTTACTATTCTGGTAGGATGGGGTGGACTTGTTGATCAGGTAAAAGGTTTACCAAGAGGTCTCTAA